A single genomic interval of Cyprinus carpio isolate SPL01 chromosome B24, ASM1834038v1, whole genome shotgun sequence harbors:
- the LOC109049703 gene encoding myelin-associated glycoprotein-like isoform X1, producing MAGNQITSFIFISSVLVYTHSADNIYSAEMPQTVTALTGSCVQIPCTFNISNFEDKRKRAKSIYGIWLKNKLQFADEDSFIAFNSSKNIIRGFSDIQMTGNLSERNCTTVFYNIMMNHSDRYYFRLEMEPKVFKGTFNPSTDVSRKNVKINVRDSPQPPELKPNDLKVMEETTVNLICSAEAPCPKQPPTISWSNIPESAHITTQLQEKPDKTQSVFSYMTFKASYKDHRRNISCTATYQRNTPDASTVETIVMLQVLFPPKETHVIITPSVGTNVTLTCKSRASPSNDLNYTWYKHGEETPIAWGMKINLTKTQNQIGSYCCIAQNKYGKQSSEEAQCTVKGQSGLSHLVIHSCTGGLFAFFLLSAVFFYCVRTKASRQAHVIGSDQTVGYQSKSDNLRFDQEHG from the exons CTGATAATATCTACTCTGCTGAGATGCCTCAGACAGTAACAGCTCTGACAGGCTCTTGTGTGCAGATTCCTTGCACATTCAACATCTCCAATTTTGAGGACAAACGTAAGAGGGCAAAATCTATTTATGGAATCTGGCTAAAAAACAAATTGCAGTTTGCAGACGAAGACAGTTTTATAGCGTTTAATAGCAGTAAAAACATCATTAGAGGATTCAGTGACATACAGATGACTGGAAATCTCAGTGAGAGGAACTGCACAACTGTCTTCTACAACATCATGATGAATCATTCAGACAGATATTACTTCAGACTGGAAATGGAGCCAAAAGTGTTCAAAGGAACATTTAACCCCAGTACAGATGTttcaagaaagaatgtgaagatCAATGTCAGAG ATTCACCTCAACCTCCTGAACTTAAACCCAATGATCTGAAAGTGATGGAGGAAACTACAGTCAATCTGATCTGCTCTGCTGAAGCCCCCTGCCCCAAACAACCTCCTACAATATCCTGGTCTAACATCCCTGAATCTGCTCACATTACAACACAGTTACAGGAGAAACCTGATAAAACACAGTCAGTATTTTCATACATGACATTCAAAGCTTCATACAAAGATCACAGAAGGAACATCTCCTGTACTGCTACATATCAAAGAAATACACCCGATGCCTCAACTGTGGAGACTATTGTAATGCTACAAGTCTTGT TTCCTCCAAAAGAAACTCACGTCATCATTACTCCATCTGTTGGCACTAATGTGACTTTGACCTGCAAAAGCCGCGCCAGTCCATCAAATGACTTGAACTACACCTGGTATAAACATGGAGAGGAGACACCTATAGCTTGGGGAATGAAGATTAATTTAACCAAAACTCAGAATCAAATAGGATCATACTGTTgcattgcacaaaataaatatggaaaacagTCATCAGAAGAGGCCCAGTGCACAGTTAAAG GACAGAGTGGACTCTCTCATCTGGTGATACATAGCTGTACAGGAggactttttgctttttttctgttgtctgcAGTATTTTTCTACTGTGTGAG aaCAAAGGCTTCAAGACAGGCCCATGTCATAGGAAGTGATCAG ACTGTAGGGTATCAGAgcaaatcagacaatttaagattcgATCAAGaacatggttga
- the LOC109049703 gene encoding B-cell receptor CD22-like isoform X2 produces MAVYFTDSPQPPELKPNDLKVMEETTVNLICSAEAPCPKQPPTISWSNIPESAHITTQLQEKPDKTQSVFSYMTFKASYKDHRRNISCTATYQRNTPDASTVETIVMLQVLFPPKETHVIITPSVGTNVTLTCKSRASPSNDLNYTWYKHGEETPIAWGMKINLTKTQNQIGSYCCIAQNKYGKQSSEEAQCTVKGQSGLSHLVIHSCTGGLFAFFLLSAVFFYCVRTKASRQAHVIGSDQTVGYQSKSDNLRFDQEHG; encoded by the exons ATTCACCTCAACCTCCTGAACTTAAACCCAATGATCTGAAAGTGATGGAGGAAACTACAGTCAATCTGATCTGCTCTGCTGAAGCCCCCTGCCCCAAACAACCTCCTACAATATCCTGGTCTAACATCCCTGAATCTGCTCACATTACAACACAGTTACAGGAGAAACCTGATAAAACACAGTCAGTATTTTCATACATGACATTCAAAGCTTCATACAAAGATCACAGAAGGAACATCTCCTGTACTGCTACATATCAAAGAAATACACCCGATGCCTCAACTGTGGAGACTATTGTAATGCTACAAGTCTTGT TTCCTCCAAAAGAAACTCACGTCATCATTACTCCATCTGTTGGCACTAATGTGACTTTGACCTGCAAAAGCCGCGCCAGTCCATCAAATGACTTGAACTACACCTGGTATAAACATGGAGAGGAGACACCTATAGCTTGGGGAATGAAGATTAATTTAACCAAAACTCAGAATCAAATAGGATCATACTGTTgcattgcacaaaataaatatggaaaacagTCATCAGAAGAGGCCCAGTGCACAGTTAAAG GACAGAGTGGACTCTCTCATCTGGTGATACATAGCTGTACAGGAggactttttgctttttttctgttgtctgcAGTATTTTTCTACTGTGTGAG aaCAAAGGCTTCAAGACAGGCCCATGTCATAGGAAGTGATCAG ACTGTAGGGTATCAGAgcaaatcagacaatttaagattcgATCAAGaacatggttga
- the pck2 gene encoding phosphoenolpyruvate carboxykinase [GTP], mitochondrial, with protein sequence MSCLFLGVLRRRNVISTASVGVRSLASIPSLPPSVAEFVSGAAAECKPAKVHVVTGTPEETADILANLEKDGMVKKLAKYENCWLARTDPKDVARVESKTVIVTKDQRDTIPIPTGGAKSQLGSWMSEETFQKAREDRFPGCMAGRTMYVIPFSMGPVNSSLAKFGVQVTDSPYVVASMGIMTRMGTPVLEKLAEGAEFVRCQHSLGRPLPLKAPLVNSWPCNPDKVLISHLPDTRQILSFGSGYGGNSLLGKKCFALRIASRIAKDEGWLAEHMLILGITNPQGVKRYIAAAFPSACGKTNLAMMKPSLPGWTVECVGDDIAWMKFDSQGKLRAINPENGFFGVAPGTSLKTNPHAMATISRNTVFTNVGETSDGGVWWEGLEPPAPGIKLTDWHGKSWKYGDSTLCAHPNSRFCAPAGQCPIIDPLWESDEGVPIDAIVFGGRRPEGVPLVYESFNWRHGVFVGAAMRSESTAAAEHKGKVIMHDPFAMRPFFGYNFGDYLAHWLSMETRKGQTQLPKIFHVNWFRKDQKTGSFLWPGFGENARVLEWIFKRCGRTSEDEAATKSIVGWIPQNGAINTEGLGGNIDMGALFDLPKPFWQKETQELRTYFTQQVGADLPAQVEGELRALEARVRD encoded by the exons ATGTCCTGCCTGTTCCTCGGAGTACTAAGGAG GCGAAATGTCATCAGTACAGCTTCAGTGGGGGTGCGGTCACTCGCCTCCATCCCCTCTCTGCCCCCGTCAGTGGCGGAGTTTGTGTCAGGTGCTGCGGCTGAATGTAAACCTGCTAAAGTGCACGTGGTCACAGGCACTCCAGAGGAGACAGCAGACATCCTGGCCAACCTGGAGAAAGATGGCATGGTGAAGAAACTCGCCAAATATGAAAACTG CTGGCTGGCACGTACTGACCCCAAAGATGTGGCTCGTGTGGAGAGTAAAACTGTGATTGTCACTAAGGACCAAAGAGACACTATTCCCATTCCCACCGGAGGTGCCAAGTCCCAGCTGGGCAGCTGGATGAGTGAGGAAACCTTTCAGAAAGCCAGAGAGGACCGCTTTCCTGGCTGCATGGCGG GACGCACTATGTATGTGATCCCCTTCAGTATGGGCCCTGTGAACTCTTCTCTTGCTAAGTTTGGTGTTCAGGTGACAGATTCTCCATATGTGGTGGCTAGCATGGGCATCATGACACGCATGGGGACTCCTGTGCTGGAAAAACTAGCCGAGGGTGCGGAGTTTGTGCGCTGCCAGCACTCTTTGGGCAGACCTTTACCACTCAAAG CTCCTTTAGTAAACAGCTGGCCTTGTAACCCGGACAAGGTGTTGATCTCACATCTTCCTGACACCAGACAGATCCTGTCCTTCGGCAGCGGTTACGGTGGAAACTCGCTCCTTGGAAAGAAATGTTTTGCTCTTCGTATCGCCTCACGCATTGCCAAAGACGAAGGCTGGTTGGCTGAACACATGCTG ATTCTGGGAATCACAAATCCTCAGGGTGTAAAACGGTACATTGCAGCAGCGTTCCCGAGCGCTTGTGGGAAAACTAACCTGGCCATGATGAAACCATCACTGCCAGGCTGGACGGTTGAGTGTGTGGGCGATGACATCGCCTGGATGAAATTTGACAGTCAGG GTAAACTCAGAGCCATTAATCCAGAGAATGGGTTTTTTGGAGTCGCCCCCGGGACATCCCTAAAGACAAACCCTCATGCCATGGCAACCATCTCCAGGAACACAGTGTTCACTAACGTGGGAGAGACCAGCGATGGTGGAGTTTGGTGGGAGGGTCTGGAACCACCTGCACCTGGAATCAAACTCACAGACTGGCATGGAAAATCCTGGAAGTATG GTGATTCTACACTGTGTGCTCACCCGAACTCCAGGTTTTGTGCCCCAGCTGGCCAGTGCCCCATCATAGACCCACTCTGGGAAAGTGATGAGGGCGTCCCCATTGATGCCATTGTATTTGGTGGAAGAAGACCAGAAG GTGTGCCTTTGGTGTACGAGTCATTTAACTGGCGTCACGGTGTGTTTGTGGGTGCAGCCATGAGATCTGAATCCACAGCTGCTGCTGAACATAAGG GTAAAGTAATCATGCATGACCCCTTCGCCATGCGTCCTTTCTTCGGTTACAACTTCGGTGACTACTTGGCCCACTGGTTGAGTATGGAGACGCGCAAGGGCCAGACCCAACTCCCCAAGATCTTCCACGTCAACTGGTTCCGTAAAGATCAGAAGACCGGCTCTTTCTTGTGGCCAGGGTTTGGAGAGAACGCCCGCGTCCTCGAGTGGATCTTCAAACGATGCGGCCGTACCAGTGAAGACGAGGCTGCCACCAAAAGCATTGTGGGATGGATTCCACAAAACGGTGCCATAAACACAGAAGGCCTGGGTGGAAATATCGATATGGGTGCCCTCTTTGACCTGCCCAAACCCTTCTGGCAGAAGGAAACACAAGAGCTTCGGACCTACTTCACCCAGCAGGTTGGAGCTGATCTGCCCGCACAAGTGGAAGGAGAGCTGAGGGCGCTGGAGGCCAGAGTGAGGGATTGA